AACCAGGATCACGCCGAGTTCATCGGTGAGCGCTTCAACGCCAACTACCCGCACTTCAAGGGGGAGTTCGCCCGAGTCATCACCTTCAAGACCGAGTATGCGCAGAACCTGATTGACAACTTCTCAGCCAAGGACAAGGTACCGCATGTCGCCATCTCGGTGGATATGCTCGATACCGGCATCGACATCCCCGAGGTCGTGAATCTGGTGTTCTTCAAGTTGGTGCGCTCGAAGACCAAGTTCTGGCAGATGGTGGGCCGTGGCACGCGACTATGCCCGGACCTGTTCGGGCCGGGTCAGGACAAGCAGTTCTTCTATCTCTTCGACTACTGTCAAAACCTCGAGTACTTCAGTCAGGACGTTCCGACGACGGAGGGCGCACTGGTCGAATCCCTTGGCAAGCGGCTGTTCAATGCGCGCCTTGAGTTGATCGCGGAACTCGACAAGCGCCCTGACGACGTCGAACGAGATCTGGCCCAGGATCTCTCGGCCTTATACCGTACCACGGGGACCAGCCGCGAGGTGCGGCAGGCCACCGCCGACCTGCTCCACGGCGAGGTTGCGGCGATGAACCTCGACAACTTTGTGGTCCGCCCGCGGCGGCGCCTGGTCGAGAAGTACGCCAGGCCGGACGCCTGGACGTCGCTGCCGCCGGAGGCGGTGGCCGAGCTGTCGCGTGAGGTCGCCGGGCTTCCCTCGGAACTCGACCCGGAGAATGAAGAGGCGAAACGCTTCGACCTGTTGCTCCTGAGCCTCCAGCTCGTGCTGCTGCGCTCCGAACCCGGCTTTCAACGGCTACGTGACCGGGTCAAGGAAATCGCTGGGCTGCTGGAGGAGAAATCGGCCATCCCGATGGTGCGGGAGCAGATGGCATTCATCCAGGACGTGCAAAGCGACGAGTGGTGGCAGGACGTCACCGTCCCGGTGCTCGAAGTCGTACGCCGCCGGTTACGGAATCTGGTACAACTGATCGAGAAGCAACAACGTAAACTTATTTATACGGACTTCGAGGACGTCATGGGCAGCGAGATCAACATCGACCTGCCCGGTGTCGCAGTAGGCACGGACTACGCCAGGTTCCTCGCCAAGGCGCGGGCTTTCCTGCGGGGGCACCTCGACCACGTCGCCATCTACAAGCTGCGCATGAATAAGCCGCTCACCGCGACCGATCTTGGTGAACTCGAACGCATGCTCGCTGAAAGCGGGCTGGGCGAAGCCGAGGATATTCGCCGCGCCGCGGTAGAGTCGCAGGGACTCGGCCTGTTCGTGCGTTCACTCATCGGGCTGGATCGCGGAGCAGCCAAAGATGCCATGGCGAGCTTCATCAGCGGCAAAACGCTCTCAGCGAACCAGATCGAGTTCATCAACCTGGTCGTGGATCACTTGACGGAGCACGGTATCGTTGAACCTAGCGCGCTGTACGAGTCGCCGTTCACCGATCTGACGCCGCGAGGTCCGGATGGACTGTTCAGCCCGGTTCACCTCGACGAACTGATGCGTGTACTGGAGGCCGTTCGAGCAACAGCAAAGGCGGCGTGATGCGGGGAAGAGAGATGCCCAATAAGCGGCCGCAGCAGACGGTCGTCTACGGGAGCACGCTCGTGCATCCGCCCGCTGCTGACCCGCAGCCCCGTTGAGCCGATCCTCTCATTGACACTACAGTCGAGTTGTCCTACAGTGTATGACATGAAGACAAGCAGCCTCACAATCAGACTCGACAAAGATCTGGACGACCTGTTAACCAAGGCGAGTCGTCGGTCAGGAAAAAATCGGAGCGAGGTCGCCCGAGAGGCCCTTCGTCGCCAGCTTCGGATCAGCCAGTTTGAAGCGCTGCGGCGCAAGATCATGCCTTTTGCGGAGGCGCGAGGCTACCTGACAGACGAAGACGTGTTCGCCGAGGTGTCGTGAGGGTTTTCCTCGATACCAATGTTCTGGCCAGCGCAGCGGCAACTCGCGGACTGTGCGCAGACGTACTACGCGAGGTACTGACGTCGCATGAACTCCTGACGTCCGCACGAGTACTGAGCGAACTGAGGCGTGTCTTGCGGATCAAGTTCGGTATCGCGCAGGATTTGATTGCTGATTTTATCGGACTGTTGCGGCAAGACACCGTGCTTGGACAGCCCGGCAGGCTCCCGACGGTTGACATCGAAGATCAGGATGATCTGCTCATTCTATCGGCTGCGATATCGGCTGGAGCAGATCTGTTCGTGACAGATGATCAGGAGCTTCTGGATATCGGCCACATCGAGGATCTGACGATTCTCTCTCCAAGGCAGTTCTGGGAGAAACTGAAGGCCCCATTACAGCGTGGAGCCGGACGCGGCAAAGTACGCCGACTACGTTAAGCCGATAGCGCGGATGCTTTACGCCGCGCCATTGGTGTTGCGGATTACCACTTGCTTTTTGTCCGGCGCCTTCGCGACGGCCATCAACTGACTGCAGGAGGCGGTCGTCCACGTGAGCCCGCTCGTGCGTCTGCCTGCCGCTGACCCATTCGAAAGACGACTGCATTCGCGTGTTGATCCGACAGGGCGTCTTCTCTGGCCTTTCGGAAGGCCGCGACATGAGCCAAAGGAGCAATCAATGAAAGCGAACCCCGATGGGCTTTCCCCTTGGTGGCGGTACGCGCTCGTTATCACGTTGATTGTTGGACTGAGTGTCTTGATCTGGCTGGCGGTACGTACCTATCAGTTCGCGCCGCCGATTCCGGACAAGGTGACCGGTCCTGGCGGCGTGATCGTCATGACGGGCGAAGACATCCGGGCCGGGCAGGAAGTGTTCTTGAGGTACGGCCTGATGGAAAACGGCTCCGTCTGGGGGCATGGGGCATACCTGGGGCCAGATTTTTCGGCGGAATATCTGCACGCATTGGCGGTCGCAGCAGGGCCGGCGTTGAAGCGGAATCGCTATGACGCGCAGACCGGAACATTAACGTTTACGGAGGCGGAGGCGGCTACGTTCGAGAGCCAGGTGGCGAGGTGGACAGCGTACTTCGCCGAGCCGACAGGCAACGTAGGGCTGCCAGCCGGATACATCACCGACCCGGCGGAGTTGCGACAACTCACTGCCTTCTTTGCGTGGACGGCGTGGGCGTCCGTTGCCAATCGGCCCAATAAGTCCTACTCGTACACAAACAACTTTCCGTACGAACCGCTGAGCGGGAATACGCTGACAGCCGACGCAATTCTGTGGAGTGCGCTGAGCCTGATCGCATTGTTGGCAGGGATCGCGGGGGTGCTGTTTGCGTTCGGTAAGTTTGACTTCCTCGGTTGGAAGGGTGGGAGCGGGCACGTACATCCCACGATGTTGCCGGGTGTAGCTTCGGACAGTCAGCGGGCGACGATCAAGCTCTTTGCGATGGTCGCGCTCCTGTTTCTGGCGCAGGTGATCGTTGGCGCCGCGACCGCGCATTACCGGGCTGAGCCCGGTAAGTTCTACGGTATCGACCTGGCACAGGTTGCGCCGAGTCACATCATGCGGACATGGCATTTGCAGTTGGCGATCTTCTGGATTGCGACCGCCTACGTGGCGGGCGGACTGTTCCTGGCAGCGGCGCTAGGCAACCGCGAGGTACGCGGGCAGGTGCCGGGCATCAATCTACTGTTTATCGCGCTGGTGGTGGTCGTAGCCGGCAGCTTGTTGGGCGAGTGGCTGGGGGTGAAGCAGGTGTTCGGCTCGCTGTGGTTTTGGTTTGGGCATCAAGGCTGGGAATATCTGGACCTGGGGCGGGCGTGGCAGATCATGCTGGTCATCGGGCTGGTGCTGTGGCTGGTGTTGTTGGTGCGCGCCATGGCCCCGGCGCGGCAGAACCCGAAACAGCGCCAGGTCGTATCGCTGTTTCAGTATGCCGCCCTCGCGATTCCGCTCTTTTACCTGCCGGCAATGTTCTTCGGCAGTACCACCCACTTATCGGTTGTGGACCACTGGCGGTTCTGGATCGTCCACCTCTGGGTCGAAGGATTCCTGGAGTTATTCGTGACGGTGATGGTGGCGCTGATCTTCTTGGAGTTGGGCGTCATGTCGCATGCGAACGTGGCGCGTGTCGTCTATCTTGACGCGATCCTGTACCTTGGCAGCGGCATCATCGGGACCGGACATCATTGGTACTGGACCGGTCAGACGACCATTACGATGGCCCTGTCGGCGGTGTTTTCGGCCATGGAGGTCGTTCCGCTGACGTTGCTGACACTGGACGCGTGGGACTTTATCAAGCTGACTCGGAGCCAGTGCGGCGTGTGTGAGCTGCCGGTGTCGTTGCCGCATAAGTGGACGTTCTACTTCCTGATGGCGGTTGGCTTCTGGAATTTCGTCGGCGCCGGTGTATTTGGTTTCCTCATCAATCTGCCGGTCGTCAGTTTCTATGAGGTCGGCACGATCCTGACATCGAACCACGGGCATACGGCGATGATGGGAGTGTTCGGGATGCTGGGGTTAGCGCTGATGGTGATTGCGTTCCGGCAGGTGCTGGATGAGCAGCAGTGGCAACGCGTGGAGAAGTTCGTGCGCGTATCGTTCTGGGGTCTGAACATCGGCCTGGCGATGATGGTGATACTGAGCCTCTTCCCCGGTGGCGTCTTGCAACTATGGGATGTGTTGACCAACGGTTACTGGCATGCACGCGGTCCGGAGTTCATGAACCAACCGTTCGTACGCCTGCTCGAATGGCTGCGCCTTCCTGGGGACGCCGTGTTTATCGTATTCGGCGCCGCGCCGATGGCGCTGGCGGCGGTCCTGACCTGGAGATTCACGCACGCGAACAGCAGACGTCAGCCATGAAGTGAGTCGGCGCCGTGCGAACTTGACAAGTTTCCGGAAAGGCAAGAAAATCGCCGCAGTTGTCAAACGTTTCGGATAGTGATATGCGGGTCAGTATACTCAATAATTAGGCATCGGTTCCACGTGTACGGTGTACGCTTTGGATGCTATGACAAGATGTGTTACTGGACTGTGATTACTTCAACGAGGAGCGAACTATGAGGCTGAAATACTTGACCGTGGGTGCTGTCGCCAGTCTTCTTCTGCTAGGCTCGTTTCAGGCGGCCTTAGCGACGGATATCGTTGATTTACTTTTTGAAATCAATACCAAGGACGAAGATAAAGACAAAGGCGAACCGATCAATTTTCAGATCCTTAAGGACGATAAAATTGTCGTCTACGATTCCAACTGGATCTTTGGCAACTGGACGTTGAAACCGAATTCGTACAACTATAAGAGGGCGCCTTGGGGGGGAGCCAAGATCATTGTTCCCATTACAACCGACGACTGCTCTAAGCTGAAATTGCGCGTCGAAAAAATGGGCGACAACAGTTGGAAAGCCACCTTTCAGGTCCGGGCTAATGACAAACAGCTCACACTGTTGAGTGAGACGCCTATCGTTCAGTTTGGCAAGGGCCATCCGATCCTCGCTGAAAAGCCTGAGGGTGCGGGAGACGCAAAGGTTACGCACTGGAACGGTGGGAACGTCCATATCTTCGCATTTAACTGCCCACCACCGGAAAAGAAATGACTCTACAGTCTTGACACGGTATAGACAATGGGCACGGGTCTAGCCTATAGGTAGCAGGCCGCCGGTGTAACGATCTTCGAGACGACTATCAACTCAGCCGGCGAGAGGCCACGCGGGCCCTCCTATTGACACAGCACATTCCATCGCGTTATCGTCCTAGTCCGATCGCGGACTTTATGACGGATCACTTGATGTTGACGAGAGACTCAATCATCACATGAAGGTCTCACTGAAGTGGTTGGCCCAATATGTCGATGTCGCGCTGCCGGCTAAGGAACTGGCCCATCGGCTGACCATGTCGGGAACCGAGGTGGGCGGGATTGAAGAGCGTGGCAACGGCTGGCCGGGCGTTGTTGTTGCGCAGATCGAATCGATTTCCCCACATCCGACGGCTGACTCTCTCGCCTTGGTATGCTTAAGAATATCTGGCGAGAGAGTTACGGTCGTGAGCGGCGCCACAAATCTCAAGGTCGGCGACAAGGTACCGCTGGCGCTGGTTGGGGCTCACCTTATTGACGCTCAGACAGGTCGAGCCACCGTGGTGGAGGTGGTCCAGATTCAGGGGGTAGCCTCCGGAGGGGTGCTCTGTTCCGAGAAGGAACTGGGCCTGTCGGAGGCTCATGAAGGCGTTTTTATCCTTCCTGGTGAGGCCGAGGTCGGCATGCCGCTCAACGCCGTACTGGGGGATACCATTCTCGATCTCGAGGTCACGCCGAATAGACCGGATTGTCTGAGCATGCTTGGGGTTGCGCGCGAGGTGGCGGCCATTACGGAGGGATCACTCACACTGCCGGATCTGAGCTACCAAGAGGAAGGGTCCAGCGTCCGGGACGAGGTGCAGGTTGAGATTCTGGCGCCCGACCTGTGCCCGCGGTACAGCGCATCCGTCATTCATGGGATTACGGTTGGCCCATCGCCCTCGTGGGTTCAGAGGCGTCTTGTGGCTGCCGGCGTGCGCCCTATCAATAATGTTGTCGATATCACTAACTACGTCATGCTGGAGTACGGGCAGCCGTTGCATGCCTTTGACTACGAGACGATTCATGACGGGCGAATTGTGGTGCGGCGCGCTGCGGCTGGAGAATCGCTGCGGACGCTGGACGGTCTCTTGCGGACGCTTTCATCTGACATGCTGGTGATTGCCGATGCGAAGCGTCCGGTCGCGCTTGCCGGGATTATGGGCGGCTTGGAGACAGAGGTGACGCAGTCGACGAAGAGCGTGTTGCTCGAGTCGGCCAACTTCAGCCCTGGCTCGATCCGGCAGAGTTGCCGTGCGCTGCGGCTCAGGACCGAGGCATCGTTCCGCTTCGACAAGGGACTGCCGCCGGCCATTACCACCGTCGCGCTGAGACGGGCTACCAAGCTTCTTGTAGAGATCTGCGGTGGCAAGGCGTCACACGGACTGTGGGATGTATTCCCTGCTCCCAGAGAGCCGATGGAGTTCAGACTTACCCCGGTGGAGCTTCGTCGCGTCTTGGGCATTGATATCACATTGACTCAGATTCGGGACGTGCTGGCCGGCCGGCTTGGGTTTGACTGCCGGGAAGATGGGAACGACCTGCGAGTGAGACCGCCGGTGCACAGGACCGACATTCAGATTCCCGTCGATCTGGTGGAAGAGGTGGCCCGTCTGGTTGGCTACGACCGGATTCCAACCACAACACTGGCCGGCCATCTGCCCGATCACCCATCTCAGCCGATGCGTGGCTTTATCGAACGGCTCAGTGACCTGCTCGTTGGCTGCGGCCTGCAAGAGGTTATTACCTATTCGCTGGTCGGTCGACGTCTCCTGAACAAGATGGTTGCCGGGCCAGAAGTCGGGACATCGAACGGGCTGCGCCTGGCGAACCCGATGACCCCCGATCAAGAGATACTTCGGATGTCGTTGCTTCCCAGCCTCCTGGAATGTCTGAATAATAATCTTCGTCAGGATGAGGCTGGTGCCCGTCTGTTCGAGATCGGGCGAGTCTATCTTCCACGCGACGCCGACTTGCCCCAGGAGCGGCAGATGCTGGTCATCGGTATGGCTGGGCCAAGATGGCACAGACAATGGAGCCGGGCGGCTGCGCAATTGGATTTTTACGATCTAAAGGGCGTTGTGGAGGAGTTGGTGAATCGCCTGAATCTTGGAGGGACGCGCTTCGTTCAGATCACGGATCAATATCCGTTTCATCCCGGGCGGACGATGGCTGTCTACTCGAAGGATGTGCGGCTTGGAGTGATGGGAGAGCTTCACCCGGCGGTGGCGCATAACTTTGAGATTCGTGTCCCAGCCTGCCTGGCTGAGTTAGATCTGGAACCACTTCTGAGCGTAGTCGGAGAAGAGTCCTTGAGGATTGAGCAGTCGCCACGCTTTCCCGCGGTACGACGGGACTTGGCGCTTGTCGTTCCGGAGCGCGTTCCGGTCGCTGAGTTGTTCGAGGCCATCCGACAAGCCGGGGGACCGCTGCTCGGACAGCTTGAGCTTTTCGATCTGTTCCATGGGGAAGAACTGCCACAAGGGCACAAATCGTGCGGCGTTGGACTGGTCTTTCGTTCCCCGGATCATACCCTGACCGATACTGAAGTAGCCCCAGTCGAGGCCCGAATTATTCAGCAGTTACAACGGCTGACCGGGGCGTGGCTGCGGGGATAATTTTTGCTTTACAAGGATGCATGGCTTTGGTAGGCTCTCAACCGGACAAGGGCTGCCACCGCGGAGACCTCATGTTAGAGCACGCTTCAGACCAGGACCAGACGATGCTTGCCGAAAAACTTGAGGAACTGGAAGGTCGGGTGAGGTTGGTGGTTGCGCTTGTGGCGAAGCTTAAGGAAGAAAAGATGGCCCTGGAGCGGCGGGTAGAGGAGTTGCAGGCTGTGACTAAGGCGCGGGTAGAGCAGGTGGGAGCGCTCGAGACCGCACGAAAGAGGGATCAGGAGCAACTCATTCGAATGCAAGAGGAGCGTGAGGAGGTTCGACTGAAGATAGATCACATGCTGGAAGAGGTCGCGCGGATTGAGGCCTCGGTTGAGTCTGGCGTTTGAGGATCGTATGGAGCAACTGGTCAGTGTCGTGATCCGAGGGGAGCAGTACACGATCCGTGCCGTAGAAGATCCGTCGTATGTCCGAGGGGTTGCGGCGTACGTCGACGCCAAACTGGATGGGGTTGTGAAGGGATCTCAGTCGCTCCCACCCACGAAGGCGATCGTGTTGGCCTCACTGAATATTGCAGATGAGCTTTTTAAAACAGAGGCCGAGCGGGAGCGGTCCGAGACAATGGTTGCGGTGAAGCTGAGCACGCTATCAGAGCTGTTGAGAACCGCGCTCGAAGAAGGAGCAAGCGGTCCTCAAAGCGTTGATCAGAAGTTGGAAGTCGGTGGAGCATAGGTGGAGTAAGAGGGCTGCGGTGCATCATTCTACGCAGCATGAAATTATCGAGACCCCCTGCCGTGTTCGTGATGAGGGTACGTTTTTTGAACCAACAGTAAAAAACGGGGGCCCTCTTCGCAGCGTGGTGTGCATAACCTCACTTACGTGGGGAGAGCCTGAAGCGCTGCCCGGGCAGCCACCTGGTTAGCCAGGTTCAAACCTCATCCCTCAAACGGCACAAAGGTGGGGGGTCCTACCCTACTTCCCCTATTGCGCGCTCACCCGTTATCAGGACCGCTTAACCTTTGTACCCTTCTCGCCTCGCCGAGGGCTTCTTCCAATCCTCTACGTTGTGATCCTCTGGTTGTATTTCTGGCCATGTATTCAATGGCATTGGCATAGGAAGTTCGGAAGGAGGTGGGCCTCCGTTGGCAATTGGAGTTGATCAGCTAGCAATTGTTCTGATCGTGGCGGTTGCAAGTGTCATAGTTGGGTACCTGCTAAGAAAACAGGTGGTCGAAAGCAAGGTCGCCGAGGCAGAGACTCTGGCCAAGCGTATCTTGAACGAGGCGCAGAAAGAGGCAGAAACCAAACTTCGGGAGGCTGACCTCGAGGCCAAGGAACTCGCTATTCAGACGAAGACTGATCTGGAGCGAGAGACTAAGAGTCGTCGCCAGGAGGTCGAGAGCGCGCAACGTCACCTGAATCAAAAGGAAGAAACCCTCGACCGAAGGCTGGAGCAGTTGGAACGACGAGACCGCGAAATGGACGCACTGGTCAAAAATCTGGGCAACAGAGAGCAGGCTGCCGCCGACAAAGAGGCCCAGTGCGCTCAGTTGATGGATGATGCGCAGCGACAACTGGAGCGCATCTCCGGCCTCACTGCCGAGGAGGCCAGGAAGATCCTGCTTCAGAATCTGGAGCAGGAGGCCAGAATCGAGTCGATAGCCTTGTTCAAACGGCTTGAGGATGAGGCGCGGGCGACGGCAGAGGCGAAGGCGAAAGAGATCCTGACCGTTGCCGTGGATAAGTGCGCGTCGGAGTTCATTATGGAATCGACGGTCTCTGTGGTGGATTTGCCGAACGAGGAGATGAAGGGGCGGATCATTGGTCGGGAGGGACGCAACATCCGGGCCTTCGAGCGGGCAACGGGGATTGATGTGATCGTGGACGATACCCCTGAAGCGGTGATCCTGTCCGGCTTCGATCCTATTCGGCGAGCTATCGCCAAAGAGGCGCTACAACGCCTCATCACTGATGGGCGGATCCATCCGGCTCGCATCGAAGAAATGGTGGAGAAGGTGAAGGGGGAGATCGATGACGACATCAAGAAAACCGGTGAACGAACAGCCTTCGAAGTGGGGATTAGCAGTCTGCACCCCGAACTCGTGCGTTTGGTGGGGCGACTCAAGTACCGGACCAGCTATTCGCAGAATCAGCTTCAGCATACGATAGAGGTGGCACAACTTGCCGGTGTCATGGCCGCTGAGTTGGGGCTCGATGTCAAGGTTGCCAAGCGAGCAGGTCTGCTTCACGATATCGGGAAGTCGGCCG
The sequence above is drawn from the Candidatus Methylomirabilota bacterium genome and encodes:
- a CDS encoding ribbon-helix-helix protein, CopG family codes for the protein MKTSSLTIRLDKDLDDLLTKASRRSGKNRSEVAREALRRQLRISQFEALRRKIMPFAEARGYLTDEDVFAEVS
- a CDS encoding putative toxin-antitoxin system toxin component, PIN family; this translates as MRVFLDTNVLASAAATRGLCADVLREVLTSHELLTSARVLSELRRVLRIKFGIAQDLIADFIGLLRQDTVLGQPGRLPTVDIEDQDDLLILSAAISAGADLFVTDDQELLDIGHIEDLTILSPRQFWEKLKAPLQRGAGRGKVRRLR
- a CDS encoding cbb3-type cytochrome c oxidase subunit I — protein: MKANPDGLSPWWRYALVITLIVGLSVLIWLAVRTYQFAPPIPDKVTGPGGVIVMTGEDIRAGQEVFLRYGLMENGSVWGHGAYLGPDFSAEYLHALAVAAGPALKRNRYDAQTGTLTFTEAEAATFESQVARWTAYFAEPTGNVGLPAGYITDPAELRQLTAFFAWTAWASVANRPNKSYSYTNNFPYEPLSGNTLTADAILWSALSLIALLAGIAGVLFAFGKFDFLGWKGGSGHVHPTMLPGVASDSQRATIKLFAMVALLFLAQVIVGAATAHYRAEPGKFYGIDLAQVAPSHIMRTWHLQLAIFWIATAYVAGGLFLAAALGNREVRGQVPGINLLFIALVVVVAGSLLGEWLGVKQVFGSLWFWFGHQGWEYLDLGRAWQIMLVIGLVLWLVLLVRAMAPARQNPKQRQVVSLFQYAALAIPLFYLPAMFFGSTTHLSVVDHWRFWIVHLWVEGFLELFVTVMVALIFLELGVMSHANVARVVYLDAILYLGSGIIGTGHHWYWTGQTTITMALSAVFSAMEVVPLTLLTLDAWDFIKLTRSQCGVCELPVSLPHKWTFYFLMAVGFWNFVGAGVFGFLINLPVVSFYEVGTILTSNHGHTAMMGVFGMLGLALMVIAFRQVLDEQQWQRVEKFVRVSFWGLNIGLAMMVILSLFPGGVLQLWDVLTNGYWHARGPEFMNQPFVRLLEWLRLPGDAVFIVFGAAPMALAAVLTWRFTHANSRRQP
- a CDS encoding phenylalanine--tRNA ligase subunit beta, whose protein sequence is MKVSLKWLAQYVDVALPAKELAHRLTMSGTEVGGIEERGNGWPGVVVAQIESISPHPTADSLALVCLRISGERVTVVSGATNLKVGDKVPLALVGAHLIDAQTGRATVVEVVQIQGVASGGVLCSEKELGLSEAHEGVFILPGEAEVGMPLNAVLGDTILDLEVTPNRPDCLSMLGVAREVAAITEGSLTLPDLSYQEEGSSVRDEVQVEILAPDLCPRYSASVIHGITVGPSPSWVQRRLVAAGVRPINNVVDITNYVMLEYGQPLHAFDYETIHDGRIVVRRAAAGESLRTLDGLLRTLSSDMLVIADAKRPVALAGIMGGLETEVTQSTKSVLLESANFSPGSIRQSCRALRLRTEASFRFDKGLPPAITTVALRRATKLLVEICGGKASHGLWDVFPAPREPMEFRLTPVELRRVLGIDITLTQIRDVLAGRLGFDCREDGNDLRVRPPVHRTDIQIPVDLVEEVARLVGYDRIPTTTLAGHLPDHPSQPMRGFIERLSDLLVGCGLQEVITYSLVGRRLLNKMVAGPEVGTSNGLRLANPMTPDQEILRMSLLPSLLECLNNNLRQDEAGARLFEIGRVYLPRDADLPQERQMLVIGMAGPRWHRQWSRAAAQLDFYDLKGVVEELVNRLNLGGTRFVQITDQYPFHPGRTMAVYSKDVRLGVMGELHPAVAHNFEIRVPACLAELDLEPLLSVVGEESLRIEQSPRFPAVRRDLALVVPERVPVAELFEAIRQAGGPLLGQLELFDLFHGEELPQGHKSCGVGLVFRSPDHTLTDTEVAPVEARIIQQLQRLTGAWLRG
- a CDS encoding cell division protein ZapA, coding for MEQLVSVVIRGEQYTIRAVEDPSYVRGVAAYVDAKLDGVVKGSQSLPPTKAIVLASLNIADELFKTEAERERSETMVAVKLSTLSELLRTALEEGASGPQSVDQKLEVGGA
- the rny gene encoding ribonuclease Y codes for the protein MAIGVDQLAIVLIVAVASVIVGYLLRKQVVESKVAEAETLAKRILNEAQKEAETKLREADLEAKELAIQTKTDLERETKSRRQEVESAQRHLNQKEETLDRRLEQLERRDREMDALVKNLGNREQAAADKEAQCAQLMDDAQRQLERISGLTAEEARKILLQNLEQEARIESIALFKRLEDEARATAEAKAKEILTVAVDKCASEFIMESTVSVVDLPNEEMKGRIIGREGRNIRAFERATGIDVIVDDTPEAVILSGFDPIRRAIAKEALQRLITDGRIHPARIEEMVEKVKGEIDDDIKKTGERTAFEVGISSLHPELVRLVGRLKYRTSYSQNQLQHTIEVAQLAGVMAAELGLDVKVAKRAGLLHDIGKSADVNMEGTHVSISAELAKKYGEHPRVVNAIAAHHEDVEITCLEAIVLQIADTLSAARPGARRELLESYVKRLEGLERIANSFAGVSKTYAIQAGREVRIIVESAEVSDVQAYQLSRDVAKRIEEELQYPGHIKVTVIRETRAVEYAK